In one Terriglobia bacterium genomic region, the following are encoded:
- a CDS encoding ABC transporter permease gives MFARLKQMLIKEFIQVFRDKRTRFVLIVPPLAQLLIFGYAATYEIRHVPTAVLDLDHSQESRELISRFTSSPYFKVQRQLTNHREVEDMIQRGETTVALEINPGFAQQLRSGQSAPVQVIVDATNSNTALIASGYLNQILLGFAKQYQTDRIGRIAPQMLERMPSVELAPRPWYNPELRSRWFFVPGIIGSLTLVLVVTLTAFAVVREREIGTLEQIMVTPIRPAEFILGKTLPFFLIGLFDVSLIGLVGTLWFQVPFRGHLLVLFTGAVLFLICMLGVGLLISTISATQQQAMVTAFFFIMPAITFSGFGFPINTMPQWLQYATYLSPLRYFLVVLRASYLKGVGFDILWPQMVAMLALGFLLLITATLRFHKALD, from the coding sequence ATGTTCGCGCGGCTGAAACAGATGTTGATCAAGGAATTCATACAGGTCTTCCGCGATAAACGAACGCGTTTCGTCCTGATCGTTCCACCGCTCGCGCAGTTGCTGATCTTCGGCTATGCGGCCACCTACGAGATCCGGCATGTACCAACGGCGGTTCTGGATCTCGATCATAGCCAGGAGAGCCGCGAATTGATCTCACGCTTCACATCGAGTCCATATTTCAAAGTGCAACGCCAACTCACGAATCACCGTGAAGTCGAAGACATGATTCAGCGCGGGGAAACGACGGTGGCGCTCGAAATCAATCCCGGTTTCGCCCAACAATTGCGGAGCGGCCAATCCGCTCCGGTCCAGGTGATCGTTGACGCGACCAATTCCAACACCGCGCTGATCGCCTCCGGCTACCTGAACCAGATCCTGCTAGGGTTCGCGAAGCAGTATCAGACAGACCGTATAGGCCGCATCGCGCCGCAAATGCTCGAGCGGATGCCGTCGGTCGAACTCGCACCACGTCCCTGGTACAACCCCGAGTTGCGCAGCCGATGGTTCTTTGTCCCGGGGATCATTGGCAGCCTGACACTGGTGCTGGTTGTCACCTTGACGGCCTTCGCAGTGGTTCGCGAACGCGAGATCGGAACCCTGGAGCAGATTATGGTGACGCCAATCCGGCCGGCTGAATTCATCCTCGGCAAGACATTGCCCTTTTTCCTGATCGGGCTCTTTGATGTCTCATTAATCGGCTTGGTCGGAACGCTATGGTTCCAGGTTCCCTTCCGAGGCCACCTGCTGGTGTTGTTCACCGGAGCCGTGCTGTTCCTGATCTGCATGCTGGGCGTAGGGCTCCTAATCTCCACGATTTCCGCGACCCAGCAGCAGGCAATGGTTACGGCGTTCTTCTTCATCATGCCGGCCATCACCTTTTCGGGCTTTGGCTTCCCCATCAACACGATGCCGCAGTGGCTGCAATATGCGACGTACCTGAGCCCCCTGCGCTACTTCCTGGTTGTGCTGCGCGCCTCCTACCTGAAAGGCGTCGGCTTCGACATACTATGGCCGCAGATGGTGGCCATGCTCGCACTGGGCTTCTTGCTCCTGATCACGGCAACTTTGCGGTTCCATAAGGCGCTGGACTAG
- a CDS encoding ABC transporter permease — protein MSLTRFLAVAKKEIVQVLRDSRSLIIVLIMPVILLMLFGYGVNLDQKHIPIYVYDQEGSQKSQDLLKHFQATQYFDVVQVVNGYPELKHALDAGDARMGIVIPWDFSSRLYEGRPVMIQALVDATDDNTANVAIGYAQAVVQGYSSAIQLDWLRSQGQTARPASVTVQTRTWYNEDLESSAFIIPGVLALVMSVIGTFLSSLTIAREWERGTMEQLISTPVSSLEIMLGKLVPYFAIGMFDVIICALLAIYWFQVPFRGSFMTLIVSSVMFMIVVLSMGFFISVIAKTQLAASQIALLATFLPAFLLSGFLFAIEQMPVVLQWITRIIPARYYVSVLKDIFLKGSPSTLLYADLVPLAVFTVVLAALATRSFHKRLG, from the coding sequence ATGAGTCTCACCCGTTTTCTTGCGGTCGCGAAGAAAGAGATCGTGCAGGTGCTGCGCGACTCCCGCAGCCTCATCATCGTGCTGATCATGCCGGTGATTCTCCTGATGCTGTTCGGCTACGGCGTGAACCTCGATCAGAAGCACATCCCCATTTATGTCTACGACCAGGAGGGCAGTCAGAAGAGCCAGGACCTGCTCAAGCATTTCCAGGCCACTCAATACTTCGACGTCGTGCAAGTGGTGAATGGCTATCCGGAACTGAAGCATGCACTGGATGCCGGCGATGCTCGCATGGGAATCGTAATCCCCTGGGATTTTTCGAGCCGCCTGTATGAAGGCCGCCCGGTAATGATCCAGGCACTGGTCGATGCCACCGATGACAATACCGCGAACGTGGCGATCGGCTACGCGCAGGCGGTTGTGCAAGGCTACTCCTCCGCCATCCAACTCGACTGGTTGCGGAGCCAGGGACAGACCGCGCGACCTGCGTCCGTCACGGTCCAGACGCGCACCTGGTACAACGAGGACCTCGAGAGCAGCGCGTTTATCATTCCGGGCGTGCTGGCGCTGGTGATGTCGGTAATCGGCACATTCCTGAGTTCGCTCACCATCGCGCGCGAGTGGGAGCGCGGAACTATGGAGCAGCTCATCTCGACTCCGGTGAGCTCGCTCGAGATCATGCTGGGCAAGTTGGTGCCTTATTTCGCCATCGGCATGTTTGACGTGATTATCTGCGCCCTGCTCGCGATCTACTGGTTCCAGGTGCCGTTTCGCGGATCGTTCATGACCCTCATCGTGAGTTCGGTAATGTTCATGATCGTCGTTCTCTCGATGGGATTTTTCATTTCTGTCATCGCTAAAACTCAGCTTGCAGCCAGTCAGATCGCATTGCTCGCGACCTTTCTGCCGGCGTTTCTGTTGTCCGGTTTCCTGTTTGCGATCGAGCAGATGCCGGTTGTTCTGCAATGGATCACGCGCATTATCCCGGCGCGCTACTACGTCTCCGTGCTAAAGGATATCTTCCTCAAGGGCTCGCCGAGTACGTTGCTCTACGCCGACCTCGTGCCGCTGGCGGTTTTCACCGTGGTATTAGCCGCGCTGGCTACGCGCTCATTCCACAAGAGACTGGGTTAG